The Psychrobacter sp. LV10R520-6 genome includes a region encoding these proteins:
- a CDS encoding RNA-guided endonuclease InsQ/TnpB family protein, with the protein MIRGHIIELKPNNVQANHFARACGVARKAYNWALHEWQRQYREDKAYRDACLLAGIEIDSKNLNRPLQAKLRRELNAIKRELFPWMTEVTKCAPQAAIMQLGDAYNNFFKGLAEYPVTRKRGKDDRFSLSNDQFAIKGKSIRIPNLGWVRMKEALRFDGKIMAATISKRGGKWFVSVAVDLDHRVKKIIKTGKSVGIDLGITDLLVLSDGTKIKAPKPLAKYLSKLRTLNKNLSRTKKGSKNREKAKTKLSRLHYKIRGIRQDSLHKITSSLVREFDVIAIESLNVKGMVKNRKLSRAISDLGFFEFKRQLIYKANEQGKVVKSVGRFYPSSKTCSNCNHILGKDELTLKMREWTCPECQSKHDRDLNASINILNNATVILTVA; encoded by the coding sequence ATGATCCGTGGTCATATCATCGAACTCAAACCAAACAACGTACAGGCGAACCATTTTGCCCGTGCTTGCGGTGTGGCGCGGAAAGCTTACAACTGGGCCTTGCATGAGTGGCAACGTCAATATAGAGAGGACAAGGCCTACCGTGACGCCTGTTTATTGGCTGGTATTGAGATTGATTCCAAAAATCTAAACAGACCCTTACAAGCCAAGCTCAGACGCGAATTGAACGCCATTAAACGTGAGCTATTCCCGTGGATGACGGAAGTGACAAAATGTGCCCCGCAAGCCGCAATCATGCAACTGGGCGATGCTTATAACAACTTCTTTAAAGGGCTGGCTGAATACCCCGTCACGCGCAAGCGTGGTAAAGACGATAGATTCAGTCTCTCTAACGACCAATTTGCCATTAAAGGTAAATCCATTCGCATCCCTAATTTAGGCTGGGTGCGCATGAAAGAGGCTTTACGGTTTGACGGTAAAATAATGGCGGCCACCATCTCTAAGCGCGGCGGGAAATGGTTTGTCAGCGTTGCAGTTGATTTAGACCACAGGGTTAAAAAGATTATCAAGACAGGTAAAAGCGTTGGTATCGACCTTGGTATTACCGATTTATTAGTTTTATCAGACGGCACCAAAATTAAAGCACCTAAGCCCTTAGCTAAATATTTAAGCAAATTAAGAACACTCAATAAAAACCTGAGTCGCACTAAAAAAGGCAGTAAAAACAGAGAAAAGGCGAAAACCAAGCTCTCTCGTTTGCATTATAAGATCAGAGGTATCAGGCAGGATTCGTTGCACAAAATAACCTCTAGCTTGGTCAGAGAGTTTGATGTGATTGCGATTGAAAGTCTTAATGTCAAAGGCATGGTTAAAAATAGAAAGCTGTCACGCGCCATTAGTGATTTGGGTTTCTTTGAATTTAAGCGTCAGCTTATCTATAAAGCCAATGAGCAAGGCAAGGTTGTGAAGTCAGTCGGTCGTTTTTACCCAAGCTCAAAGACTTGCTCAAACTGCAATCACATCCTTGGCAAAGATGAATTAACACTAAAGATGCGCGAATGGACGTGTCCTGAGTGTCAGTCCAAACATGACCGCGATCTCAACGCCAGTATCAATATTTTAAATAACGCGACTGTTATTTTAACAGTCGCATAA
- a CDS encoding EVE domain-containing protein gives MAYWLMKSNPRFFGIDDLQRMGTESWDGVRNYRARNFMRDDMKVGDKVFFYHSSAKPSGVAGIMTISKAGYRSKNITQISLNISN, from the coding sequence ATGGCATATTGGCTTATGAAGTCTAATCCCCGTTTTTTTGGGATTGATGACTTACAACGTATGGGCACAGAGAGCTGGGATGGTGTGCGTAATTACCGCGCCCGTAACTTTATGCGTGATGATATGAAAGTCGGCGATAAGGTATTTTTTTATCATTCAAGTGCCAAGCCCTCTGGGGTTGCGGGCATTATGACCATCAGTAAAGCGGGCTACCGTTCCAAAAATATTACTCAAATCTCACTAAATATATCTAACTAG